In Paenibacillus kyungheensis, the following are encoded in one genomic region:
- a CDS encoding Asp23/Gls24 family envelope stress response protein — protein MSTLPTEFERTDIGEIQIAPEVIEVIAGLATIEVKGVAGMSGGFAGGIAELLGRKNLSRGVKVEVGQREAAVDVSVIVHYGHRLPEVAAEIQRNVKRSIETMTGLTVVEVNVQIHDVHLETTEKSRSEEVEFSQRVK, from the coding sequence ATGAGTACGTTACCGACTGAATTTGAGCGGACAGATATAGGTGAGATTCAGATTGCTCCCGAGGTCATTGAAGTGATCGCAGGTCTAGCGACAATTGAAGTAAAAGGTGTAGCAGGCATGAGTGGCGGCTTTGCCGGTGGTATTGCTGAATTGCTCGGTCGCAAAAATCTTTCCCGTGGTGTAAAAGTAGAAGTAGGACAACGTGAAGCAGCTGTAGATGTCTCTGTGATTGTTCATTATGGACATCGTCTACCTGAAGTAGCAGCTGAGATTCAGCGTAATGTCAAACGTTCTATTGAAACGATGACTGGTCTAACTGTAGTTGAAGTAAATGTACAGATTCATGATGTGCATTTAGAGACGACAGAGAAGAGCAGAAGCGAAGAAGTGGAATTTTCACAGCGGGTCAAATAA
- the accC gene encoding acetyl-CoA carboxylase biotin carboxylase subunit — protein MKFHKILIANRGEIAVRIIRACRELGIATVAVYSEADRESLHVRLADEAYCIGPTLSKDSYLNLTNLMSVATLTECDAVHPGYGFLAENADFAEICESCNITFIGPSPDAITRMGDKSEAKRTMIAAGVPVIPGSDGIVEDMDEAIVIAREIGYPVIIKATAGGGGKGIRLAEDEESLIKQITAAQQEAQKAFGNGGVYLEKYLTSMKHVEVQIIADKHGNAVHLGERDCSVQRRRQKLVEEAPCPVLSPELREEMGAAAVRAAVAVNYSGAGTLEFLLGEDGQFYFMEMNTRIQVEHPVTEMVTGIDLIQEMISVAEGNPLSFRQDEVVINGWSMECRINAEDPERNFMPSPGKIDFYLPPGGPGVRVDSGAYPGYTISPYYDSMIAKLIVWAPTREQAIAKMKRALDEFAIEGIYTTIPFHMRLLNHETFVRGDFDIKFLEENEV, from the coding sequence ATGAAATTTCATAAAATACTGATAGCGAATCGTGGAGAAATTGCGGTTCGTATTATCCGTGCTTGTCGCGAACTAGGCATAGCTACTGTAGCTGTCTATTCTGAAGCAGATCGCGAATCATTGCACGTACGGTTGGCTGATGAAGCATACTGCATCGGGCCGACTTTATCCAAAGATAGCTATCTAAACTTAACCAACTTAATGAGTGTTGCGACATTGACTGAATGCGATGCTGTTCACCCGGGTTATGGTTTCTTAGCTGAAAATGCAGATTTCGCAGAGATCTGTGAATCTTGCAATATTACGTTTATCGGACCATCACCAGATGCGATTACACGTATGGGTGATAAGTCTGAAGCGAAGCGTACGATGATTGCCGCAGGCGTACCGGTTATTCCGGGTTCTGACGGAATCGTAGAAGATATGGACGAAGCGATCGTGATCGCGCGTGAGATTGGTTACCCTGTCATTATCAAAGCTACCGCAGGTGGTGGAGGTAAAGGGATTCGCCTTGCAGAAGACGAAGAATCACTAATCAAGCAAATCACAGCTGCTCAACAAGAAGCGCAAAAAGCGTTTGGTAATGGTGGCGTTTATTTAGAAAAATATTTAACGTCGATGAAGCATGTGGAAGTGCAGATTATTGCAGACAAACATGGTAATGCGGTTCATTTAGGTGAACGTGATTGCTCGGTACAACGTCGTCGTCAAAAATTGGTTGAAGAAGCACCTTGTCCTGTATTATCTCCTGAATTACGCGAAGAAATGGGAGCAGCGGCTGTACGTGCTGCTGTTGCTGTTAATTATTCAGGTGCAGGTACACTGGAATTCTTGCTTGGAGAAGATGGACAATTTTACTTTATGGAAATGAATACTCGTATTCAAGTCGAACATCCAGTTACTGAAATGGTAACGGGAATAGATTTGATTCAGGAAATGATTTCTGTAGCAGAAGGCAATCCACTTTCTTTCCGTCAAGATGAAGTAGTGATCAACGGATGGTCTATGGAATGTCGTATCAATGCCGAAGATCCTGAACGTAACTTTATGCCAAGTCCAGGTAAGATTGATTTCTACTTACCACCAGGTGGTCCGGGTGTACGTGTAGATAGTGGCGCATATCCAGGATATACGATCAGTCCTTACTATGATTCTATGATCGCGAAGTTGATTGTCTGGGCTCCAACTCGTGAGCAAGCTATTGCCAAAATGAAACGTGCTTTAGATGAATTTGCGATTGAAGGTATTTATACTACGATTCCTTTCCACATGCGTCTATTGAATCATGAAACATTTGTACGTGGCGATTTTGACATCAAGTTCCTTGAGGAAAACGAAGTCTAA
- the accB gene encoding acetyl-CoA carboxylase biotin carboxyl carrier protein, which produces MFNLNEIKELIQLVDETSVQEVEIENEGSRLVIRKPSKAETVYVQQAASAPVATPQAVQAPVTAPTSATPAAAPTTPEVDPSLHTIVSPMVGTFYRSSSPEAAPFVSTGDQVNDKSTVCIIEAMKLMNELEAETKGTIVEILAENGQLVEYGQPLFLVKPE; this is translated from the coding sequence ATGTTTAACTTAAATGAAATTAAAGAATTGATTCAATTGGTAGACGAGACATCTGTACAAGAAGTAGAAATCGAAAATGAAGGATCACGTTTAGTGATTCGTAAGCCAAGCAAAGCTGAGACTGTATATGTACAGCAAGCGGCAAGTGCACCAGTAGCTACACCTCAAGCGGTGCAAGCGCCTGTAACAGCACCAACATCTGCTACCCCAGCGGCAGCACCGACTACTCCGGAAGTAGACCCTTCTTTACATACCATTGTATCGCCTATGGTTGGAACGTTCTATCGTTCTTCTTCACCAGAAGCGGCTCCTTTTGTAAGCACGGGTGATCAAGTCAACGATAAATCGACTGTATGTATTATCGAAGCGATGAAGCTGATGAATGAGCTTGAAGCAGAGACTAAAGGAACAATTGTAGAGATTTTGGCAGAAAACGGACAGCTTGTTGAATACGGACAGCCATTATTCTTAGTAAAACCGGAATAA
- a CDS encoding VOC family protein, whose amino-acid sequence MNHYSVPIIASQDLDKSEAFYRRLGFDVLHDYGHYRILSDRRGWHLHLNYVPDWPKTVEDNPFGLYLYVENVDEIAAQVSDLIIEKGTPCVKPWGVYEFAVSDPSGLLVRIGRIIPQDEE is encoded by the coding sequence ATGAATCATTATTCCGTTCCAATTATAGCGAGCCAAGACCTTGATAAGAGTGAAGCTTTCTATAGGCGATTAGGGTTTGATGTACTCCATGATTATGGTCATTACCGTATTCTGTCTGATAGACGTGGTTGGCATCTGCATTTGAATTATGTACCAGATTGGCCCAAAACAGTCGAAGACAATCCTTTCGGTTTATATTTGTATGTGGAAAATGTAGATGAGATAGCTGCACAGGTAAGTGATTTGATTATCGAAAAAGGAACACCTTGCGTAAAACCCTGGGGAGTATACGAATTTGCAGTGAGTGATCCTAGTGGTCTGCTTGTCCGCATCGGTCGAATAATTCCGCAAGATGAAGAGTAG
- a CDS encoding aspartate kinase, whose translation MALYVMKFGGSSVGDTERMQRVAKRIIEKQDEGHDCVVVVSAMGDTTDDLIDQARLLNPNPPAREMDMLMTTGEQISMAMLSMAIQHLGREAVSFTGWQAGFETEAEHGKARIRNIQPERVLKAIGAGKIVIVAGFQGITAEGEITTFGRGGSDTTAVALAAAINADTCEIYTDVDGIYSTDPRIVKCARKLQEISYDEMLELANLGAAVLHPRAVEYAKHNNVRLVVRSSFNYNEGTVVKEETTMEQGAVVNGIAYDKNVARLTIRGVADLPGVLAKMFGELATAKIDVDLIVQSGVLDGKADFSYTVSLADRERALAVMESLRSELPFSEVTSEIDLVKVSIVGAGMVSHPGVAAQMFAAISAQGVSIKMVSTSEIKVSCVIEASRLQDVVAALHTAYGLDTEEQAFVGGPQDRR comes from the coding sequence TTGGCTTTGTATGTCATGAAATTCGGCGGTAGTTCCGTCGGGGATACCGAGCGCATGCAACGTGTAGCAAAGCGCATTATTGAGAAGCAAGATGAAGGACACGACTGTGTAGTCGTTGTTTCGGCAATGGGAGATACTACAGATGATTTGATTGATCAGGCACGTCTGCTCAATCCGAATCCACCTGCTCGTGAAATGGATATGTTGATGACGACAGGTGAACAGATCTCGATGGCGATGTTATCGATGGCGATTCAGCATCTAGGTAGAGAAGCCGTATCTTTCACCGGTTGGCAAGCAGGTTTTGAGACAGAAGCGGAACATGGCAAGGCACGCATACGTAATATTCAGCCTGAACGTGTACTTAAAGCGATCGGAGCAGGTAAAATCGTGATCGTAGCGGGATTTCAGGGAATCACAGCAGAAGGCGAGATTACAACATTTGGACGCGGAGGATCAGATACAACAGCAGTTGCACTTGCAGCAGCTATTAATGCCGATACTTGTGAAATTTACACCGATGTTGATGGTATTTATTCCACTGATCCACGTATTGTGAAATGTGCTCGCAAACTGCAAGAGATATCTTATGACGAAATGCTAGAACTGGCGAATTTAGGGGCAGCGGTACTTCATCCGCGTGCTGTAGAATACGCCAAGCATAACAATGTACGCCTCGTTGTGCGCTCTAGCTTTAACTATAATGAAGGAACCGTTGTGAAGGAGGAGACAACTATGGAACAGGGAGCAGTCGTTAACGGCATTGCTTATGACAAAAATGTAGCACGTCTTACAATCCGTGGCGTTGCTGATCTACCGGGAGTACTTGCGAAAATGTTTGGAGAACTCGCAACTGCCAAAATAGACGTTGACCTTATCGTACAGAGCGGTGTGTTAGATGGTAAAGCAGACTTTTCTTATACAGTAAGTCTAGCAGATCGTGAACGTGCACTTGCAGTTATGGAAAGCTTGCGTAGCGAACTTCCTTTCAGTGAAGTCACTTCTGAAATTGATCTAGTGAAAGTATCAATTGTTGGTGCAGGTATGGTCAGTCACCCGGGTGTAGCTGCGCAAATGTTCGCTGCCATCTCTGCACAGGGAGTTAGTATTAAGATGGTGAGTACATCTGAGATCAAAGTATCCTGCGTAATCGAAGCAAGTCGCTTGCAAGATGTAGTGGCTGCACTTCATACAGCATATGGTCTGGATACCGAAGAACAAGCATTTGTGGGCGGCCCTCAAGATCGTCGTTAA
- the efp gene encoding elongation factor P, with product MISVNDFKTGLTVEVEGNIYSVLEFQHVKPGKGAAFVRSKLRNLRNGNVVERTFRAGETIARAQIENRGVQYLYASGDEHAFMDNETYDQFELNSKQLEWELKFLKENMTVNIVSYQGEILGINLPTSVELAVTETEPGIKGNTATGATKNAKLETGHTVQVPMFINEGDVLIIDTREGKYVSRA from the coding sequence TTGATTTCAGTAAATGATTTTAAAACAGGTTTGACCGTAGAAGTAGAAGGTAATATTTATTCCGTTTTGGAATTCCAACACGTAAAACCAGGTAAAGGCGCAGCATTCGTGCGTTCTAAATTGAGAAACTTGCGTAACGGTAACGTAGTAGAACGTACTTTCCGTGCAGGTGAAACGATTGCTCGTGCTCAAATCGAAAACCGTGGAGTTCAATACTTGTATGCAAGTGGTGACGAGCATGCATTTATGGATAACGAAACTTACGATCAATTCGAATTGAACTCCAAGCAATTGGAATGGGAATTGAAATTCTTGAAAGAAAACATGACAGTTAACATCGTTAGCTATCAAGGTGAAATTCTTGGAATTAACTTGCCAACAAGCGTAGAGTTAGCTGTTACAGAAACAGAGCCAGGAATCAAAGGTAACACTGCAACAGGCGCAACTAAAAATGCGAAATTAGAAACTGGACATACGGTTCAAGTTCCTATGTTTATCAACGAAGGTGACGTTCTAATCATCGATACTCGTGAAGGTAAATACGTTTCTCGCGCGTAG
- a CDS encoding M24 family metallopeptidase codes for MSTQRLNKLRQAMQEQQLEALLITSSVNRRYLTGFTGSAGYVLVTAQEAYLLTDFRYMTQAPEQATAFSVVEHSANVVDTMKELLSKGNISKLGFEQDLVPYSRYAMYSKHLAPVELVPVSGIMEEIRNFKDAEEIAIIEKATDIADRTFSHILNYIKPGVTEQEIELEMESFMRRQGATGTSFETIVASGERSALPHGVASEKVIGENEFVTLDFGAIYQGYVSDLTRTVFVGTPTEKHLEIYNIVLEAQLNTLKHLKPGMSGRDADALARDVIASHGYGEAFGHSTGHGIGMEVHEEPRLSKMSDTVLSPGMVVTVEPGIYIPGFGGVRIEDDVLITEDGIRVLTHSTKELTILPV; via the coding sequence TTGAGTACACAACGTTTAAATAAGTTACGTCAAGCAATGCAAGAGCAACAATTAGAGGCATTGTTAATTACAAGTAGTGTGAATCGCAGATATTTGACAGGGTTTACAGGTTCTGCGGGTTATGTGTTAGTGACTGCACAGGAAGCTTACTTATTGACTGATTTCCGTTATATGACTCAAGCGCCAGAACAAGCCACAGCTTTTTCAGTTGTCGAACATTCGGCAAATGTAGTCGATACGATGAAAGAATTGTTGTCCAAAGGCAATATCAGTAAGCTTGGATTTGAACAAGATTTGGTGCCTTATAGCAGATATGCAATGTACAGCAAACATTTAGCACCAGTGGAGCTGGTTCCTGTATCCGGCATCATGGAAGAGATTCGTAATTTCAAAGACGCTGAAGAAATTGCTATTATCGAAAAAGCGACTGATATCGCAGATCGCACATTTAGCCATATCCTGAACTACATCAAACCAGGTGTAACAGAGCAAGAAATCGAACTTGAAATGGAATCCTTTATGCGCCGTCAAGGAGCAACAGGGACTTCATTTGAGACGATTGTCGCTTCAGGTGAACGTTCTGCTTTGCCTCATGGCGTAGCAAGCGAAAAAGTAATCGGTGAAAATGAATTTGTTACTTTAGACTTTGGTGCAATTTATCAAGGCTATGTATCTGATCTAACCCGTACTGTATTTGTAGGTACACCCACTGAAAAGCATCTTGAAATTTACAATATCGTTCTAGAAGCACAACTGAATACGCTTAAACACTTAAAACCAGGTATGAGCGGTAGAGATGCAGATGCACTGGCACGTGATGTTATTGCTTCTCATGGTTACGGTGAAGCATTTGGACATAGCACAGGTCATGGTATCGGTATGGAAGTGCATGAAGAGCCTCGCTTGTCTAAAATGAGCGATACGGTATTATCTCCAGGTATGGTGGTAACCGTAGAACCGGGCATTTATATTCCAGGGTTTGGCGGCGTGCGTATTGAAGATGATGTATTAATCACAGAAGATGGTATTCGAGTATTAACTCATTCCACCAAAGAACTTACGATTTTACCGGTATAA
- a CDS encoding DUF1385 domain-containing protein, whose protein sequence is MSKQSAPPSYGGQAVIEGVMFGGKNVNVTAVRRKDGKITFLEVPRQDKSWVKTLRRIPLLRGIISLIDSSAKGSKHLNYAADAYSEDQMSPEEYAEQKQKEESKMSLSMMLGVAVVGILSLIVGKLVFTLVPVFVESLLFGKAFDNHALHTLLEGVIKIVLLLIYLWAISQTPMIKRLFQYHGAEHKVITAYEHGEELTPENVQKYSRLHYRCGSSFIILTVIIGVIIYALFSWDSLTERIIQRIVLLPVVIGVSFEFLKFTNSLREVPVLRYLGYPGLWLQLLTTKEPTLDQIEVSIASFNRMRELDAALEQQHVHSAVTTSSPDPVKG, encoded by the coding sequence TTGTCAAAACAATCTGCTCCTCCGAGCTATGGCGGCCAAGCAGTAATAGAAGGCGTTATGTTCGGTGGAAAAAATGTGAATGTGACCGCTGTAAGACGTAAAGATGGTAAGATCACCTTTTTAGAAGTACCTAGACAGGATAAGTCATGGGTCAAAACATTACGCCGCATTCCATTGTTGCGAGGAATTATAAGTTTGATTGATTCAAGTGCCAAAGGCTCCAAACATCTGAACTATGCTGCTGATGCTTATTCCGAAGATCAGATGAGCCCTGAAGAATACGCAGAGCAGAAGCAAAAAGAAGAATCGAAAATGAGTCTTAGTATGATGCTTGGTGTGGCAGTAGTCGGTATTCTTTCTTTAATCGTAGGTAAGCTTGTTTTTACACTGGTTCCTGTATTTGTCGAAAGTTTATTATTTGGAAAAGCTTTTGACAATCATGCACTGCATACGTTGCTTGAAGGAGTTATCAAAATTGTTCTGCTGTTGATCTACCTCTGGGCGATCTCACAGACACCTATGATTAAGCGACTGTTTCAGTATCATGGTGCTGAACACAAAGTTATTACAGCTTATGAACATGGTGAAGAATTAACACCGGAAAATGTGCAAAAGTATAGTCGTCTGCATTATCGCTGCGGAAGCAGTTTTATTATATTAACCGTTATTATCGGAGTGATTATCTACGCACTATTCAGTTGGGATAGTCTAACCGAGCGTATTATCCAACGTATCGTTTTGTTGCCTGTCGTGATTGGTGTATCGTTTGAATTTTTGAAATTTACAAATAGCTTGCGTGAAGTACCTGTATTGCGCTATTTGGGATATCCCGGATTGTGGTTACAGTTGTTAACAACAAAAGAACCGACACTGGATCAAATTGAAGTCTCTATTGCTTCATTCAACCGCATGCGTGAATTAGATGCTGCTCTTGAACAACAGCATGTTCATTCTGCTGTTACCACTTCTTCGCCTGACCCTGTGAAAGGATGA
- a CDS encoding family 10 glycosylhydrolase has translation MKMVRFIAVFLVMLMIVPSISSTLHAADSDIKIMLDGEQIQGDAAPYITSKSNVTMVPLRLVSENLKAKIAWNQSTSTVTITSDKQVLVLTSGQNTATINNKSVSLDASVEMKNGRVMVPLRFIGEGLGLDVNWDQANQTVNLATSSYQGTGSKNNSSKPSTPPTTNTGTTDNSNSGKAPTSTVAKDGLRGAWISTVYNLDWPATSGATKQKQEFSKLLDDLQGMGINAVFVQVRPAGDALYKSSLMPWSKYLTGTQGKDPGYDPLEYMVAEAHKRGMEFHAWFNPFRATTDANTSKLASNNVVLKHPDWVIKFDNKYYLNPGIPAARQSVIDTVMEVVNNYDIDGVHLDDYFYPYSETASNKFGDDSTYASYNSGKFKTKADWRRGNINSFVQQLNTSIHNSKPAVKFGISPFGVWRNKSSDITGSDTKAGVTAYDTTYADTRTWIKNGWIDYIAPQVYWSMTLPVARYDKVVDWWANETKNTGVDLYIGQALYKISTPEIGWSSSNEIINQLKYNEKYSNIKGSIFFSAKDLKKNPQGVLAKLRSYWGL, from the coding sequence ATGAAAATGGTTCGTTTTATCGCTGTATTTTTAGTCATGTTGATGATTGTCCCTTCGATCAGTAGTACACTTCACGCCGCAGATTCGGATATTAAGATCATGCTAGATGGAGAACAGATACAAGGGGATGCTGCTCCTTACATAACCAGCAAGAGCAATGTAACGATGGTTCCTTTGCGCTTAGTGAGCGAAAATTTAAAAGCCAAAATCGCCTGGAATCAATCGACAAGTACTGTTACGATTACCAGCGATAAGCAAGTGCTGGTACTGACTTCCGGTCAGAATACCGCTACGATCAATAACAAATCGGTTAGCTTAGATGCTTCGGTTGAAATGAAAAACGGTCGTGTGATGGTTCCGCTACGTTTTATCGGGGAAGGTCTCGGTCTTGATGTTAATTGGGATCAAGCCAACCAAACGGTAAATCTAGCAACAAGTAGCTATCAAGGTACAGGTAGTAAAAATAACAGTAGCAAGCCTTCTACACCACCTACTACCAATACAGGAACAACAGATAATAGTAATAGTGGAAAAGCTCCAACGAGCACCGTAGCCAAAGATGGGCTTCGTGGTGCATGGATCTCTACTGTCTACAATCTAGACTGGCCGGCTACATCCGGTGCAACCAAGCAAAAGCAAGAATTTTCAAAATTGTTAGATGATCTACAAGGTATGGGGATTAATGCAGTATTCGTACAGGTTCGTCCTGCTGGAGATGCATTGTACAAATCTTCACTGATGCCATGGTCAAAATATCTAACCGGAACACAGGGCAAAGATCCTGGATATGATCCATTAGAGTATATGGTTGCTGAAGCTCATAAACGCGGTATGGAATTCCATGCATGGTTTAACCCGTTCCGTGCAACAACCGATGCGAATACAAGCAAATTGGCAAGCAACAATGTAGTACTCAAACATCCTGACTGGGTGATAAAGTTCGATAATAAATATTATTTGAACCCGGGAATTCCAGCTGCTCGTCAATCGGTTATTGATACAGTGATGGAAGTTGTGAATAACTATGATATTGATGGTGTACATTTGGATGACTATTTCTATCCATATTCAGAGACCGCTTCGAACAAGTTTGGCGATGATAGCACTTATGCTAGTTACAACAGTGGTAAGTTCAAAACAAAAGCGGATTGGCGTCGTGGGAATATCAACAGTTTTGTTCAACAACTAAATACATCGATTCACAATTCCAAACCTGCTGTGAAGTTCGGAATCAGCCCATTTGGTGTATGGCGTAACAAATCTTCAGATATTACAGGTTCAGATACCAAAGCAGGCGTAACAGCTTACGATACAACGTATGCAGATACCCGCACATGGATCAAAAATGGTTGGATCGACTATATTGCTCCGCAAGTATACTGGAGCATGACACTTCCTGTAGCTCGTTATGATAAAGTGGTAGACTGGTGGGCAAATGAAACCAAAAATACAGGTGTCGATCTGTATATCGGTCAGGCGCTTTACAAAATCAGTACACCAGAAATCGGCTGGAGCAGTTCTAATGAAATCATTAACCAGCTCAAATACAATGAGAAATACAGCAATATCAAAGGTAGTATCTTCTTCAGTGCTAAAGATTTGAAAAAGAATCCGCAAGGCGTATTAGCAAAATTACGTTCATACTGGGGATTATAA
- the mntR gene encoding transcriptional regulator MntR, whose amino-acid sequence MPTPSMEDYLERIYKLIDQKGYARVSDIAEGLEVHPSSVTKMIQKLDKDEYLIYEKYRGLVLTSKGKKMGKRLVERHQLLEDFLNVIGVNPDYIYKDVEGIEHHLSWNSITQIETLLEYFRRDPSRVEALQNLQKELISDS is encoded by the coding sequence ATGCCAACGCCCAGTATGGAGGATTATTTAGAGCGCATTTATAAATTAATCGATCAAAAGGGATATGCGCGTGTCTCGGATATTGCAGAAGGGTTAGAAGTACATCCTTCGTCCGTTACAAAGATGATCCAAAAATTAGATAAAGATGAATATTTGATTTATGAGAAGTACCGGGGATTAGTGCTGACAAGCAAAGGGAAAAAGATGGGCAAACGCCTTGTAGAGCGCCATCAATTACTCGAAGATTTCCTGAATGTTATCGGTGTTAACCCGGATTATATATACAAAGATGTAGAAGGTATAGAGCATCACCTGAGTTGGAATTCGATCACTCAAATTGAAACATTGCTAGAATATTTCCGTCGTGATCCGTCACGTGTGGAAGCGCTACAGAATCTACAAAAAGAGCTGATTAGCGACTCGTAA